The DNA window TTGaaacaagaaagaggaagaggtaTGGAAACGTCGATATATAAGGCTAGGAAGAGCAAGGAGCAACAACAGGGTAGCTAGCTAGCTACTACTAGCCTTGCAGCCGTGATattgctgccgccaccagTTGCCTGATCTGGAGCCATCTGTCTGTGAGGCTTCCTCTCATTTCCTCCTCACCAGCAGAACTACTGCTTAGTAGCTCTAGGGAGTTGGTGATGTCGCCATCATACTTGGTGAGTGCTTTTAAGAGCGCAGCGTCTATCAGGTGACGATCCGCGTCTTCATCTCTTACGCCGTCCAGGACAGCCTGCCATTGCCGAAGGGGCAAACAGAGCATTCTCAGCGCAACGTGCGTACGATAGCATGCTGTCTGAGAGTCCAGCATATACTTTTCCCAAAAGCCCGCGTCTTCGAGATGCTCTCTCTGAGTGGCGTTTAATAAGGGGCAGATGTAAGGGTCAAGGCAAGTTTCGTCCCAAGGATTGATTGATGACGGCAGTGTAAAGCCATACTCCACGAGTAGCATGTCATTGGCATGAGGCCCGTAGCGGATGAACACTTCCTCTCCAGGCTCGTGTGTGCGAGTGGTAGTAAAAGTGAAGAACTTGTCGTTGAAGGCGGCCGTACAATAGCCCTCGGGTGTGTGGTTGAAAAGATCTGCCAAGGGCTGGAGCGCCATGTGATCCTGCTTTGGTAGCTTCTCCGTCTTTCGATTTGTGTGATAGAATGTTCGCGTATTGACCAAGAGCCAATTGTACAGGTATTCATCCTTTTGAAGCTGTGGGTACGCTGCGGCCACAATGGCCCAGTCTTTGCTAAACTTTTCTTGCTGTGCTGCAAGTAAAGACTTGGATCCCGGAGGTAGTAACGCACGTAGCTTGGCTGGCCAGCATATAGGCATACTGATGGCAATATCTCGCCGAGAAGGGAGGACAGGGCGCCATATTTCCAAATCAGGGTTTGAATCGAGGCAAAGTgaagcagcaagaatggCGTGAACAGTAGCACCGCGGAGAGTCTTGGAGATGTCTTTGGGAGTATTGCTGAGAGTACGCAAAGCAGATACAGGAACTTGGAGAATGACTTGGTTGGCCTAGTCATGGTGTTAGCATATAATATCGAACTTGACCCAAGCTTAGCGGCTCGAGAATTATTCAAAGCGCAGAGTGAAATAACAGTACCTCTAGATGGCGGGTTGCAACAATACCAATACCTCTCCCATGCAGAGCTTTTGGATGAATCCCATTTAGTTCAACACCTATGGAGGTTGTCCATTCTAAAAGCTGCTCGATGGCTGCTTCCATTGCTGCGACTTGTGCTATAAGTGAGTTGAtcaaattgaaaaaaaaagtcgtcCACGGGCGGTAAAATTATGTGATATGGCGATACTATGGGGCGAGATGGTGAGTCATTAGCTCTTAAGCTATGGCGAGGTAGCGCTGTTGCAGCGCCTACAGTGCCAAAGCACAGGCAGCTTGTTTACTGCGAAACGCCATATCAGTGAACCATTTCTCCCAGCCTTCAGGCTATTCATTCAGTATTGTCATAATGTTCAATCATGGCCGGTCTTGGTACTTGGCAACGTAGTATTGCAACCGAAAATCATCTCTATTGCTGGCAAATTTGTTTATAGGGCAACCGTCGGACGGGCGACGGCGTCGATGGCGTCTTGAATGCTTGAACGAAATTGCCGTGGGATAATAATGCAAACGCCATTGCAGGACTCGCATGCAGTAGGACTGGCTATAGGTCGCTAGTATCTGTACCATGGTATCGGCATTAGTGGTTTTGTTTTACCATTGGAAACATCAACACCCGAGCACCAGTAATGGGCGGAAGTCATGAAAACATACCCGCAACTCTGCTGAGATTCCTACGCCAAGTGTTATGACGAAGATAGATTTTGGGTTGGAAAAAGGAGTGGTTAGCTCAAGAATGATAGCAGGATGGGCGATTGGTAAAACGATTAGCACTCTATGCTCTCCAGGTTCAATACCTCAAATATATGAGGGAGCTGATGCGTCGGCCACCCCCAGAGTGAAGTTATAAATTCTCGAGATTGCTTTGTAGAAAGCATTGGGAGCAATGTTACATACCTATCAAACGGCTATCTTGGAGAGAAGCATAGCACCGCTCTGGCAACCTGTGACAACGACCGACCGGTTCGTATTTTGTCGTGCTGTACGTTGGTAGAGTACAGAAAAAACATCCAGGGCCAAATTATCAAAGAAGTATCTAGATACTCAGGGTAATGCCAGACACCGCGTGAGAAAAATTCTCGTGATGTAGACACCCTTTTATGTGGCAAAACAGGCAGAGATCTGGAAAGTCGATGTCTCAATCTACCGCGACTATTTGAGATAGAGAGCCAGATTCTATCTGCAATATTCGAGAGACTTGGATGGATATTCGAGAATATTTTCGTCTCAATTCTTCAAAATTTCGCTGTAGCATCTTCATGTCTTGGATGCCAGCGGTTGCGTGTTCATGGCATGCGAGATCGTGTCTGAGGATTCGTGTCTGAGGATGCATGTCTTCGCCGATCTACTGGAGCCTCACGAGATTTTGATTAGTAGAGCACTGTAGAAAGATGCATTGATGAAGAATAGACTGAGGAACCCTTGTTTGAACAAACCAGAAGCGCTGTCGGTTCGGTatttctccatctcgagGATAGAGACAACACTATGAAGCGCATTATTGGGGTTTCTAGCTTCAAAAGTAGCTTAGATGGCAAAAGCGTCATGAATCTTGCGCTGCAATCCTCAGGCACTGTTGAGATGTCAGATTAAAACAGCAAGAAGCGTTCAAGACCAATGGTAAAACATTGTAATCTGATcgaaaggaaaaggaataAATTTCTGGTGTCTACGCGGAGGGGGGAGCAGGACCTTCCCTGAATGATTTTACGAATGCGCTATCACACATCTTATCGATTCACTTATCTATGATGATATGGACCACGTGCAGCATGTTCAATGAGAAATAACGTGACAACAAAACACATTTGGGAGTATTCTTCAtattctttcctcttctacAGTCAATTAAGACATCAGTGATGCATTCATACTATCGATCTTCATCGTGGATCGTATTCCTGTTCCACTGGCAAGTGACGCACATCACCTTGGGGAAATGATTGTTTGACTAACGGTTCCCATTTCCTAGAATTTAATCAATCACAAAGGGAACGCCGAGATTATCCTAGCAACTTTCAACAACAACGATGTCAGGAAAAGAGCGTACGGGATACAATCTTGGTATTGCGTGTCTCTGAGAAAGTTttcatctgcctctttcCATGACTTGCGAGTATCTTGTACGTTGATATTGCATGATCTAATTGCCATGGGATGGTGAAAGGAAGAACCAAGCATATGCCATATcacgacgaggacgacacTGAGATGACCACGTTCATCATACATATCGACAGAGCCGCTAATCATACCGCGGGCTGGAGATGTTGTTTCTGTATTCTCTAACAAGGGACTTGGAGAACAAAGCTTTTGCCAATCCAACATGCCGGTATGCTCTACTATAACAACAATGAAAGGGTAGCTGATGCAGCCTTTGCTAGTATGGTGTGTTGGGAAACGACAGTTGGCATCAGCTGATAGCCAGATCTACTATCTCGATCTTCCATCTCGATCTACTATTTCGATTTTCGAGTCTCATCCAAGCTTCTAGAAAGTGGCACAACAGGCTCTTCCTCGCACCTTCAAGCTCAATAACATACTTTTCGCCGCGCACCCTTCTTGTTCACAATCCGGGCCGGGCCGTGACCCCTAGATCGGCAGGCCCACTAGTCCGGCGCCGCTGATACAGCTACAGTTCGACGCCGGCTCTGATCAAACACGTTGGCTCTGCCATTGTTCTAGTCTTTAGCCCGAATCATTGCCCAGCACCAGCCTGACGACGCTGGCCGTCTTTACTGGTGCCACGCTGCAACTGagatgtacatgtacccaatCTAAGCTTGACATCTCACAGGCTTTTGCGTCCTAAAAGCGGGTCGTTGGAAGCTTACATCTCTCTTCAGAGCCATCAGCCCGCCGTTTAGCGGCCGAAGCATCTCGACGGCGCAACGCGGGGTCCACACCTCCAGCGGAAGAATGTAGTATCGCTAGCTGGGCCATTAGAAGATTTTCTCCTTCTGAGATAGCACTAGCAGCTGGCGGAACAGGGAAAGGGAGCACCCCTGAACGGATGCCCAACGGCGATGAGCTCCATTTTGCGCACCCGCCACCTcgagcttttttctttcttcctctcttcttcattgtgaagctctcagcagccacaggCATTCGAATCTTCTTTGCGAGCTCCCTACGCGACAAGAGGGAGACAGACGGGCGTACGGATTGCGTCAAAATGGAGGCGTACGGTCCAGGCAGTGGCCGCCCGGGAAATAATGTATGCGTCGTCGGTACTGGGGTTACCGGGCTGTTGGCGGTGAAAAATCTTGTCGAGCAAGGCTTAAGCGTCAGAGCTCTGGAGCAAAGCGAAAATCTCGGCGGCAATTGGTATCATTCGATGGATACGGAGCAGGTGTCAGCGTTATCAGAGATGAAGGTGAACATGTCGAAAGAAACAGTGAGTGGCAGAGACCCAGAAACCTTGTTTGGTTATGTGGCACGTGAGACTTACCAGGACGTGTAAACCAACAGAATTGCTTCACAGACTTCCCAATGCCAGATGGTAAGTTTTGAACAAGATGagctccatggctgctgagagTGGCAAGCGTATTTGAAGAATTGTTGCTGACAAGCTTGTCGAATATGTACAGACTATCCGTCATTTCCTTCCGCAAAACAGATCGGCGACTACTTGGAGGCATACGCAGACAAATTCGAACTGATCAAACATATCGAACTATCAACAACCGTGACAAGTATCCGgcgagacgaagaggacggcGTCTGGATCGTATCCACGAGACACACAAGAaccggcgaagaagaagagcgagagtATGACAGAGTAGTGATGGCGACGGGAGGTCTGAATGTTAGAAACATGCCCGACATCAAGGGCATTGAAAAATTCGCTGGCGATGCTATACACTCTCGCGATTTTAAGGATCCAACAAAATTTGCCGGAAAGAATGTCCTAGTCGTGGGCCTGGGCTCTACTGGAGCCGACACATTGAGCTTTTTGAAGCAGGCCGGTGCAAACAAGTTATatctcagcagcagaagccgATGTTCGCTGGTGAATAATCCCAAACATGCCTTCTCGCAATAACTCGCTAACAAGTATGCTTCTAGATCCCTAGAACTATCAGAGGACGGCCGTGGGATCACTACATGACCCGTCGTGCCGATTCTATGATTCGACGCTCAATGGCATGGTCCCCTCAAGCTTCGAATTATGTTGCCGGTAAAGCAATCGGCCTCATCCAAAGTTATACGTTTCCGACCCTGAGAGGGCATCCTTGCTTCAGCGGCGCAGTTAGCGGTCCGCTTTACCGCAGTCCGTTTGTCTGCGATGAATTGCCAAGTCTCCTAGACAGCGGTGATGTAAAAGTTTATGGTGGTATCATGGGAGTCGCCGGCCCCCGGACTGTGGTGTTCAAGGACGGCAGCGAGATTACAGATGTAGACGCAATCATTTTCTGCTGCGGCTATTATCACGATCTCTCTCTGATCAAGGGAGAAGGGAACCCTACCGATGTTGAATACTCTACAGATTCAtttgagcagctgaagcacGCGAAACACCACAACATCAACAGCGAATATCAAAGACTCTATCACGGTATTCTATCAGAACGATATCCGGAATCATTAGCCGTACTGGGCGGCCTCACAACAGTGCGACCTACTTTTGTGCTCTACGACCTTGCTACCATGGCGCTCGCCAGCCTTTGGTCTGGGAGCTATCCACTCCCCTCGCCGCGAgcaatgaagagagagatcgACTCTCATTACAACTTCGTGGTACGAGCGCTTGAGAATGGCCCGATGTCATTCCTTGGCCTCCGTATAGATGTGCGAGGGACCTACAAATGGCTGAATGCGAGTGCCGGAACTGGAGTCATAGAACGACTTGAAGGGTGGGGCTGGGAGGCGTGGAAATTCTGGTGGAAGAACAGAACACTCTTCAAGTACATCATGAATGGGCCCAACGTTCCAGCCGTATACAGGCTCTTCGATAtggggagaggaagaaggtcaTGGGACGGGGCCCGGGCAGCCATTGAAAAGGTCAATGAGAAGCCTATATTGATGGCTGCTGAGCAGACCAAGGGATCGACCAAGGACGAGACGGTaaacgaaaaggaagacGAAACGGAGGTCGAAATGAAGGACGAAACAAAGGACGAGGGTCGGTACGAAACTGGGAGCGAAACTGAAAGCGAGACTGAAAAcgaggccgaagaagacgttGAGAATGCTATTGGCGAGGCCACCGAGGATGCCTTCGCAGCAGATATGATGAAAGTGGAAGCAATGGACTATCTTGAAGCTGAGGACGAATCAAGTCTGTGATTCGTACTTTCGTATAAGACGGACGAGCGAAGCAAAAGGGAGAGCAAAGGCTGCCACAATGGCAGAGGCCAAAGTTCAGATACAAGGAACAAAGAGTACAAGGCAAAGAGCGGAGGGCAGAGGGCAGAGGGCAGAGAGCAGAGGGACAGAGGGAGCCCAAACAGAAAATCGTCGGGGCATGGCGACAGGACACTAGAACGAACATCCGCAAGCATCCCGCACAAGGCAAACGATGCATGATAATGATATAATGATAATGAGACATGAATGCAAACATGCATACAAATATTGAGTGCACGGTTGTTGGTGGCGTCCCATGCGGACTGCCTACAGCAGTCTATCATGGTCCACGAGAAGGCTTCACCCGCTGTCAGGAGTCGCAAGGACGGCGGGTATTTGCTGTCATCGGGCTTTACGACCATCATCGCCGATTTCCTCTCACACaagcctttctttttccaagcCACATGTCTGACCCTTTCTGTCTCCCTCTCTTATCAATGGTTCAGGTTGAATTACGCCACCAATTttgactcttcttttctttttcttcaccgGTCTTGATCCTCCGGTGAATGCTGAGCCCATACAAGAGGAGAACTATGGCACACCCCCGCTGAGACAGTCTAATTTCGTGGGGAAGCTAGGGGAGCTCCGCGGCGTACGCAGCCTGATTTTTCgtcatgtacttgtacagatATCATGAGCCGAGCCTCACGCCGGGCACATTTGATAGTTCAAAAAGCTGAAGAGGGTGTGGACGGAGAGAATGGCTTGGCGTAGTGCCAGGGCCTCGAAAAAGTGGCTAGACTTGATCCTTGCAGTACAGGGGACGTACGGCTGATACcaggggggggcgtgtggcCGATGTACTCATACTTGCGAGCAGTACAGTACCTCTTTGGAGAGAATTCATGGCTACTGGAGCAAGACAACCGCAGGGGCAATCAACTTGCAGAAGCATCATTCTACCTAGCAAAAAGATCATGTCAGAAAGTTTCAGCTTACTTACTACAAACAGACGGCCGGAATAGGAGCAGTGCGTATATGGATTGGGCATCAAGCGAGCAAAAGAAAGCTATCGGATAATGCTCAGCGGAACGGGATTCCTCCTTTCCATGGGTGAGTTTGCAAATAGTACTCCAGTGAGGCTGCGGGCTTCCGAGTAAGCTTCACAGTAACAGACCACCGAGTAATACAGCACTTGGTCGTAATAACGTAGCTAAGCAGGATGAGACATCGAGCCCAAGCGCTTCTCTCTGGATACCGGGTTGCCGGTGCTGATCGCCGTCTCTCCTGCTGTCAggccgaggaagagaatAATACAAGTACATGGTTGCATAATTCAGAGACAATGAAtgcaggggggggggctctTCCACCCCACGAGAGCTGGTAGCTCTTACTACTAGTAAAGAGAGTCACGATATTATCCCGCTGTAGCAAACAAACGGCTGATGGCAAACGCTGATGGGATGTGCTTGGATAGCTTTcgttttattatatatactccAACTGTTCCaaagtctctctctctctcttttataTATCGTGTAGGCTTCTTTCCTTTGCGAATCTTGTAAAGGTCTTTCTTTGCAGATTTT is part of the Trichoderma atroviride chromosome 1, complete sequence genome and encodes:
- a CDS encoding uncharacterized protein (EggNog:ENOG41); this encodes MEAAIEQLLEWTTSIGVELNGIHPKALHGRGIGIVATRHLEANQVILQVPVSALRTLSNTPKDISKTLRGATVHAILAASLCLDSNPDLEIWRPVLPSRRDIAISMPICWPAKLRALLPPGSKSLLAAQQEKFSKDWAIVAAAYPQLQKDEYLYNWLLVNTRTFYHTNRKTEKLPKQDHMALQPLADLFNHTPEGYCTAAFNDKFFTFTTTRTHEPGEEVFIRYGPHANDMLLVEYGFTLPSSINPWDETCLDPYICPLLNATQREHLEDAGFWEKYMLDSQTACYRTHVALRMLCLPLRQWQAVLDGVRDEDADRHLIDAALLKALTKYDGDITNSLELLSSSSAGEEEMRGSLTDRWLQIRQLVAAAISRLQG
- a CDS encoding uncharacterized protein (TransMembrane:1 (o16-38i)) is translated as MPNGDELHFAHPPPRAFFFLPLFFIVKLSAATGIRIFFASSLRDKRETDGRTDCVKMEAYGPGSGRPGNNVCVVGTGVTGLLAVKNLVEQGLSVRALEQSENLGGNWYHSMDTEQVSALSEMKVNMSKETNCFTDFPMPDDYPSFPSAKQIGDYLEAYADKFELIKHIELSTTVTSIRRDEEDGVWIVSTRHTRTGEEEEREYDRVVMATGGLNVRNMPDIKGIEKFAGDAIHSRDFKDPTKFAGKNVLVVGLGSTGADTLSFLKQAGANKLYLSSRSRCSLIPRTIRGRPWDHYMTRRADSMIRRSMAWSPQASNYVAGKAIGLIQSYTFPTLRGHPCFSGAVSGPLYRSPFVCDELPSLLDSGDVKVYGGIMGVAGPRTVVFKDGSEITDVDAIIFCCGYYHDLSLIKGEGNPTDVEYSTDSFEQLKHAKHHNINSEYQRLYHGILSERYPESLAVLGGLTTVRPTFVLYDLATMALASLWSGSYPLPSPRAMKREIDSHYNFVVRALENGPMSFLGLRIDVRGTYKWLNASAGTGVIERLEGWGWEAWKFWWKNRTLFKYIMNGPNVPAVYRLFDMGRGRRSWDGARAAIEKVNEKPILMAAEQTKGSTKDETVNEKEDETEVEMKDETKDEGRYETGSETESETENEAEEDVENAIGEATEDAFAADMMKVEAMDYLEAEDESSL